actttgcttttaaaatatgtacataataatattgtttgtgttgttaaaaGATAAGAGGTGCTGAGTATGTTATATGAAGGCTCTCTTAAAAAGTCAGTGCTCTTGGGATACTGCTGATAATGTCGCTGATGATATCTGTAGCCCTTAAAGGGAAACCACAACGCACGTGGGTGAAGGACTTACAGTAGTTAGTTATAACACTgtgagagtgtttcttggtttgttataatctttgcattttaattacttttacttattctaacattgtttaattatttgaaggcgtttttatttgtattttttttattttactttacatacatCACATACATTAATCTGTATTACaactgcttttaataaaaacaaggagtCCCATTGTGAcgaccctgaaaagacaagaaggtctaagtctgactccatCTAAACAatagattcaaacaatagattaggtagaagaacttgaagaggatcctttgttagaactATATAAGAACAAAGAAATATATTCTATAAAGTTCTCAGTAGATTTGTTACTGAGTTTATTAGTTAGTGTCTGGTGGATGTGATGTTTGATTTTAGTAGATATGAGAACAGTGAGGACATTTGTGATGTTTaatctggacacacacacacaaaaaaagattttatgagTTAATCACATAGCTTTAATCAAAATCTGcttgattttaatatttatatatttcattaaagagtatgatgtttacatttcagttgtTATAGAAAAATTTCTGAATTAgattaaaagcaacattaatCAAAGTATTTATGTAATAACATTTCTAATTAAAAGCTGTTTCTACTGTAATCAGTTGATGTTactaattataattatacattaGTCTAAATCATTAATAACATAACTTTCACCTCAAAAACTGTCAAGTAAACCAAATTAAATCTTTGATTAATTACATGTAAGAATAGGGctcagagtgagtgagtgtgctggatgtggggggtccagagtgagtgtgtgtgctggatgtgaggggtccagagtgagtgtgctggatgtgaggggtccagagtgagtgtgtgtgctggatgtgaggggtccagagtgagggagtgtgctggatgtgaggggtccagagtgagtgtgtgtgctggatgtgaggggtccagagtgagtgtgctggatgtgaggggtccagagtgagtgtgctggatgtgaggggtccagagtgagtgtgtgtgctggatgtgaggggtccagagtgagtgtgctggatgtgaggggtccagagtgagtgtgctggatgtgaggggtccagggtgagtgtgctggatgtgaggggtccagggtgattttcttttccctttgcacactctggaggagtacaggtcttggagagtggggagagttgtgccaatgattcgctcagcagtccggacttcCCTCTGTAGTCTACTGAGATTGAATAATGaactaataataaaactgtTATATAAGTCATTGTTAATGAGCTGCTTAATAACAGATCTGATCATTACAGTGTAATGTGGCATACCAGAGAAAGTTAAATTCTCACTGTATCTTCAGCAGCAGGTTCATTACTGAGATTTGTTCTTTCTAGATGACACAGAATCAGTTCATGTTTAATTACTTGTATTTATCCAAACTCTCAAGAGCATGTTCCTTTGTGCACGTTCTCCATCCTTCAGGGATTTCTCCACTTCCctggaatgtttttttataatgGTTTTCCAAATCCTTCTGGAATGTACACACAAACCACCTCCAGTATGGCAGCTCAGATAGGTCTTGGGTGATGCTCCATTTCTTATAGACTCCTCCTGCGTCTCTGTATGATTTGTAAGGAATGCACACTTCATTATTATGACTTGGGTAGAAACCTTTATTACTTTGTACATTTGTTGTGCAGAAACCAGTGGCGAGATTTGTTGTTCCTCTGTAATACCACCCACTGATACCATCTACCCTGTGGAAGGGGACACTGTGATCTCCATCATGTCCCTCTATTGTGTTGGTACAGATGGCTTTACAGAATGGACACTGAACCCAGCAGCATCTACAGAGGTGTTCAGTCAGAATCTTATCTGGACTCTTCCTGAACTTCTCCATTTTAAGATCAGACATGCTGTTTAACTTCCTGTTCAGCTCTTCAGTAATGAGGGAGATTTCTTTTCTCACTACATCTGAAAGCAGCTGAAAATCACTGATGTCTTTACAGTTACTTCCACGGAGATGTTCTGTATTGTATTCAACATCAACTTTCAGACCACTGGAGAATTTTTCCAGCCAGATGTTTGCATCTCCTTTGATCTTTATCACTTCCTGAGTTGCAGTTTCTGCTGCAGTGATTACACACTTCTGTTTGTGTTGAAGAATTACTTTAATGTGATTAAGAACTCTGGGGTTTTCTTTAGTCATGAAAACTTTTACAACATCTTTAATGAAGCTCTCAAAATGTTCCTTAGGTGTCAAGATGTAGCTCATAAACTTTTCAAAGTTCTGCTCTTCAGCAAGTGATCTGAGAATGTGTTTCTCCAGGTTTGTCCTGTTTCCATTAAGTTCTGGACAGTTTGTCTTCATTTCACCAGCCAGATAATTTTCAGCACCGTTGTACACACTCTGTAGGATCGAGTCTCCAAGCTGTCTACAGATTAATCCTCCAAATACTGCTGTAGATGTGGCACCTTCACAGGATTTCTGAAAAACACTGTAGTATTCTGGTTTCATTTTCTCTAGATAGATTAATGGATCAAAACTCTCCTCAAATTTCTTGTGTTGCTTTTCAAACTCTGCTTTCGCAATGTCACACACATTCAGAGAGAGATCCAGTGAGAACTTTTTGTTCAACTCATAATTTGGAGACTGATGTTCAGCCACAGCTTTTCTTACCAGTACAACGATCTCTTGAATGTAGGCAGGTTTGTAGCCCGTCTTTGCAACTGGTTTTGATTTAATCAGGTCTTTAGTTTGCTCAATGACTTTAAGGATCAGTTGCCTTATAGAGTCTTCGCTCTCAGGTGGTAAATGTAAAAACCAATCTGTAACAGCTTTCCACTTTTTCCCATGTGTTATATATTTCTTATAATCACCCTGCACACTTATGTTCTCATACTTTTCAGGTTTCCTCTCAGACAGAAGTTTTCTTTCATAGTGTTCACACAGTATTTGTGTTATATCTTCTGCTATGTTCACTTGTGTCCTAGTCAGCTTTGCAGTCAGTTCAGAGACCCACTTTTTCCACAATAAATCAAAATGTTCTTTCAGCTGCTTTTCATCCAGTTTCTTTTCACCCCTTTTCAGTTCCAATGCCAGCTCTTTGCTCTTTTTAAAAAGTTCTGCCTCATACTGAGATTTCTGATCTTCCAGGTTTTTGCAGGTTTGCTTTTGGTAAATGATCTCACGCAGCTCTCTCACTGTTTGTGTCACAAGTTCATCATGCAGATTTTGAAGCCTTTGCTCAAACATTCCTCTCCATTGCTGAATGATGTCTCTCCCATATTCATTTTCCTCAAAGTAACATCGCACTGATTCGGTCACATTATTAAATGTTTCTCTCATTTTATCTATAATTTCCTGTCTCTCAACTGTGCACTGCTGTTTGTTGTTGATGCTGGTGTGTAGTTTGTCTTGTATATCGAGTATAGATTTCCTGAGATCCCAGGTCCATGTCCCATATTTCTCCTCCAGTTTTCTGTATTCTGCGATCTCCAGTGTGTTTCTGAAACTGAACACAAAGTTTTCACACAGAAGTGCTTGCCAGAGATCTTTAATCCGTGATTTAAactgtgtcagtgttacagtaggACTTTCTTTGGCTTTGGACAGTATTGTCTTCTTCAGCTCTTCCACATGTTCAGTGTATAATGGGTTTTGAGGAGCCATGGGTGGGCTTCCCTCCCACAGCTGTGCAAAGTATCTCACATCGTTTTTTATGTCAAATGCGATGACGTCACTAAAATGTTCTGCTTCATAGGATTCCTCCTCACCAGCCAGCTTGGTCATTCTATTCAGATTATCTTGTAATTTTCTCTGTCCCTCCATGTTTTTCTGTCTGGCTGTAACATCTGGAACATTCTGgtggacaaacacacagctggGATTGAGTCggaccttcttcatcctcaggAAGGCCTGAACAACAATCTGGAGGATGTCCTGCATCTCAGCAGGGTTCTCACCAAAGATATTGATCAAGGTCAGGTTTCCAAGACCAACAACGAATGTGGCGAGTTCATTGTCATGATGTTGAGTGGATGTTCCTGCGAGCTCAAGCGCTCGAAGTCCTTCAGTATCTACAACTAGAATGTAGTCAAACTTCAGCTCTTCCTTCATCTCCTCCGACACTCTGACCAGCTGCATGAAGGCTCCTCTGGTGCACCTTCCAGCACTGACAGCAAACTGGAGTCCAAACATGGCATTCAGCATGGTGGATTTCCCAGAGCTCTGAATCCCCAAAACTGACAGCACAAACACTCTCTGATCCCCCAGGACCTTCACAAGTTCATCTAGAACTGCTGAAACCCAGATCAGAGGAACATGAGAAGCATCTCCATCCATCAGCTCCAGTGGATATCCTGAAAGAATGAGTTCAGCTGCAAGAGCAGGAAATAGAGGAACATTTGCTTTTtgcttcatttctgttttttttacagactgATTTGACTCATATATCTGCCCCATCTCCCTGAGTATATGTTCTAAACCAAAAGAAGCAGACTTCAGCTGCTCTGACAGTTCCTCAAGCTTTTTTCTAGTTTCCAGTTGACCTGCTATATCATGAGATTTCTTTACTTCTGACATTTTTGACCATGTTTCATCATACTCCTGATGTAAGGTGGAGAGACGTTTTACAGTGAAATTGTTCAGAAGGATTTCAACCCATTTCAGGAAATACAGTTTCTCGTCAGCTTCCTCAGAATTCAGTCCTTTGATAAAGCAGTTCATGAATTTGCTAAGACCATGTTTTTGCTGCTGTTCCCGGATTTTATccatttccttgtttttttcacTTGTGTACTTGTCTATGTTGTGTCCATGAGGTCGGTGTAGATCTTTGTTCCTCTTACACCAGTCATGCCACAGTTGCCCCTGACATGGTAGACTTGTTTCTTTGTGTAAGGACTGGTCATTATTCTTCAGCAGAGACATTATCTTGAAGGCagcttcctttcctttcttacAGAATCCATTATCTTCATCCACTCTGACCTGTGTGTCTTTGGCCAGATCCTCTAGTTTAAAGCTGTTTGACTTTTCTGATAGACAGTCTCTGATAGTTCCTTTCAGTTCTTCACATACATCATGCCGATTTCTGTCCTTTAATCCAACACTGAACTTCCCCTTTAGCAGCTCAGTTACAGGAGAATCATCATCTGTCAGAACACAAATCAGAGGCTTTGGGGAGCTAAAGAGCCGTTTCACTAATCCCTTGTAGTGATTTTTCTGACCAAAATCAGGTATAAAGACAACATTCAGAGAGGACATCGTTGTTAAAATATCATGCTGTGTTACATGAGCTCCAGCTTCACCATGAAGATTACAGAACGCCACACAGTCAGGAAAATGATCAGTCTCCTTCCCTGATGGGCAGTACCAAGCAATCTCCACCACTCCATCCATCAGTAACTGGTTTCTCCTGCTGCCTGCACAGTGTCTGTGGAAGAATGTGTGATGCTTTTCATTGATcaagctgttaatcagctgagaCTTAGATGAAGATACAGAACCAAACCTAAAGAAAGCCACCATTGGAGTTTCTGTCTCAACAATCATTTTGTCCTCACTAGTGGAGGTTTTAGTCCTCCAGCTCTTCTTGACTTTGCGAAAGGTCCAGAGAGGAAACTCGATCTCTCTGGTGAGGAGATTGGGCACCAGCAGAGGCAGAGCGTACTGACACTGAGCTAGTTTAGTCACTATTAGCTGCTTTAGGAAATGATCAGAGCTGTAGAACACCGCCATCTGGACATCCATGGGGTGGAGCTCAATTTCTGTCTTTTCAGTATTTCCTGAGAGTTTTTTGGTTTCCTTTTTAATGCAGTATCTTGCATTGTAATTCACTGTTAGTAGCCGCTTTAGAAAGACTTGGGCCACATTAATCTCAGGATTTTGGTAGTTTAGTGAGGATTTAGTTATTTCAAGGCAGTTGGAACTTTTCAAACATTCTTGTTGCCAATCCATAAGGTTAAGTCTGTCCATAAGTGCTTTAATTTCTTCttcctggggaaaaaaagaaaattacattaaaacttCTCGTACTATTTCACTACCAACTGCATGCTTCTATACTCTGGGGAAAAAATGACATATGTACTTATTAACTAACAGAATCTATACTGTTGATCTAAAGAGAAAGAATATCCTGAAACAAACAGTAATTGGCAGTAATTTTTTGACTGATATTTGCTCCTCATCTCCCAAGTCAAGCTCTTGATGGTGACAACATTATGTCCTTCAGGTCATGAGAAATTGCAGCATGATCTCTCAAAGGTTTAGTGGGGATTTGTTAGTCAGTAAATAGGATAATAGGTCGTTTGTCTAATAGTTTTACTATAATATTCCTCCTCCGCTAACACAATGCAACAGCCAGACAAAACCCCTTTCTGGGATTATGGAGATAAATGCCGAGGCCATGCCAGCACTGTTGTGAAGTATCTGCATACCAGGCCTTTGTATTTCTACAATATTTTTGCCTTTCATGTGTATGTCATCTGTTTATTACTGTTCTGGATTTTGCATCTTGGATTTGTTTTCctagttatttattaaatatgctGTTCTGCAAATGGAACTCTCTGCCTTATCCTTACAGAATACTTACACATTTCGCCTTTCCTTGAGTAGAAAGAGAAGAGCCTATGCAAAATGGCCGCATACAGATCTCTTGTGAAGAACACCACATCGCACATCGCTCCGAGAGGTAATTCCCCATAGAGCGAGAGGTTAAACACTTCTGTGCTCTTCCTCTGCTATTTCTTTCCTGCCTGCCTGGTAGAGCTACAGTCCCACAATTTGGGGAGCTTAGGCCCCACGGGGCGAACCACGCTTTCCGCGTCATCACAAACATATCATTTTTCCCTCATTATTTTCTCgtcacaaatatatatatttttatattttatataccaagcttagacaaaaatatatcaacagtaactcctcctaggactttcgagccacatgcaccaaattcggatatgttgtagaacctgttctgagtttgttgctgttacttttctaagcgatccgagtaccggtacttcaggtaccgggtctcaaagtggccttttttcccacagactcccattataaatttggaggtttataactcagcaagctttcgaactctctacaccaaactcggccggctcctttagggtgagactctgtaCAAAGGTTTAcatcggtgtaccgactggccttttggGTTGTCctgcagccccgcccacaaaatatgctaaatcaaataactttttacaacatgaacgtgtgacatatcaaaacactctgaacaatgaggggaacttcctcacaggtattctgatgatgtcacatgatgtcatgtgaaaataaaaaattgcacaacatgttcatgtggcatatcaaaacactcagcctaAGGAAGGGAATTGCGTCATATTGCGTtttgacgtcacatgctcgtctccacttgcctccaaatgttttggcatcctagcgctccactagatttcacaagtttatgtccacttgccttcaaaaagcactggcctttgcgaatacttggtTCGTCAAAGCCaatatcaaagtttgtcgtgacgaactttacaaatctagtttaggTTGCTTGCCTTAGAATCCTCTTgctggattattttcctgttgTGCTTAGTGCTAATGACTGTCTGCTCACATATTCCTGCCTCTGCATTTGGATCTACCTTCATTAAAGTCTCTCATTGTGTTTAGTCATCTATGCTCTGCATTTGGGTCCAATTCTACACTCTGACATTACTAATGCCATATGGGTTAACTAACGCGCCCACATTCTTCCAGTCGTTCATCAGTGaggttatttattaaatttgcTGTTCTGTAAATGGATCTCTCTGCCTCATTCTTACACTTGACCTGTGAGCCACATGATCTAGGTGGCAAGGGAGAACAAATGGGTTAAATATGGATTACCCCAGGACTTTGACAGCTCAGCGTGGAGGTTTGGGGAAAAACATTATATTCTTGTTCATTTCAGGAGCAATCGCAGCACAAGCTCCTGAATCTAAAGTGGATATATGCAAATTGGGAAAGCAGATAAGAGAACAGGGTTCACCTGTCTCATGTTCCAGCTTGTTAACTTGACCTGCAAGCACCATGATCTAAGTTAGCAGATGCAGAACGCAAGTCATGAGGCACAGGCATGAGAGTTATAAGTCCCTTGAGAGCCACCTGTGCTCTCccaaacacaaagagaatgctTCTGCCATAATAAGCTTTCtgaattgtaattgtaattccTATTCTTTGATGTTGTTAAAGGAATTACTCCCAGGTCTGTGAGGGACCATGCACTGGGGAGTTATATAGCTTGTGTCTTCAAACAGAAAAGTTCCCTGTGCCTGTTGTTGTCTATGTTCACACTAGTGTTTATGATTACAACCATCAGACACTTAATTTTTcttacaaatattaatattttaatccaAAGTCACTTtacaacaatttatttttttctgtttttaaatacaatatcAAACAACATGGAATTTCAATGTACCATAATTGTAATGGTCATAATGGTCAGAACTGGCCAGGGGTCAGAATACTCTGGCAAGAccatagatacagtagatagatagatagatagatagatagatagatagatagatagatagatagatagatagatagatagatagatagatagatagatagaatgttATAGTAGATCTGTATAAACTATCTATTTTAACTTCATGGagaaaacagattttaaacTAAAATTGAATGAGATGTTATTTGTCTCTAATTGACACTCACAGTAAACCAGTTAGCACCAGATTCTGAACaccagacagaaataaataagtgtCTTTTGATGGATGTTGAGAAATGTGAAATGTTAAGTGATCTATTTACCTTTTTTGGGACTGTTTCGGAGCAGCATTTCTTCATTTCCTGAATTTCATCCATTCTTTCTTGACCAGTCTGGTCTTTCTGCCACTTGAGGTGTGCGCTTTCTTCCATGATTTTGTAATACAAATTTTGTGCTTTCTTTCTCATCTTTTCTTCTTCATGCAGTTTAAAATTgagctgattatttatttccactgactcttttattttgtcctcTAAAGCTCTTCGCTGTTTCTCCTCCTCTGCTTTTATCATTTGGTCACGTTGatcctttattttactttcttctATATGGCGGTGAAGCTGGTCTGAGACTGTTAaagttttctgtctttcttgaCCAAgagtttctttcattttttgcaGCTCCTCAGTTTTGGTATTTAATTTGTCTTCAAGATCGGTTTCTTTCTTCTTGCACAATTCCATATTCATCTTATACGTGTGTTCTATATTCTTtaatttctgtctttcttgACCAAGAGTTTCTTTCAATTTTTGCAGCTCCTCAGTTTTggtaattaatattttttctagATCACATTCTTTCTTCTTGCACAACTCCATACTTAACTTATAGTTCTGCTCTTTATTAAGTATTCTCTGTTTTGCTTGATTTAGagattcttttgttttattcagcTCCACATTTCTGTCTTCTAGATCACTTTCCCTTTCCTTCAACATTTCCAATATCCATTGATGGTGTTGTTTTTCTGCTTGTATAATACAGTtcagtctttctgtctcttgtttgtgtttatcttccagttcttctctctctctcttcatttgcTCCTCCATTTCCTTCAATATCTTCCCTTGTAGTTCTGCTTGCTTCTGCATTTCGACCTGCTGGAACATCTCATTGGTGTAGTAGCTTCCTCCATTCACTGCCACCATGTCATCAATCTTATTCAGTAGAATCAGGACCTGGTCGTTGCTGTTTGTTTCATTGTTGTTAAAAGCATGATATCTGTTCCCACAGTCAGACACAAGTGTCCTTAAATTAACCCCAGCTTTTTCCACATAATGTTCAATTGTCTTTTGTTTTAGCAAATCACCTCCAGTAAAGAGCACAATCGTGTACATTCTAGATTTCTCACCAAAAGTCTTCTCAATGATTtccactgtctctctctcctctggtGTAAAGCGTTGTCCTATTTTCAGTGTCAGCAGGAACGCATGAGGACCAGGTGATACCATTGAGATACATTTAACAATCTCTTTCCTGATCTCTTCATTATCAATATAAGTGTCGAACAGTCCTGGAGTGTCGATCACAGTAATCTGTCTCCCATTGACCTCTGCTGTCtctttctgacacacactgGTTACTGATTCATCAGACAGGTCTTCATTAAATACGTCTTTCCCCAGGATGGTGTTTCCTGTTGCGCTCTTCCCAACTCCAGTCTTCCCCAACAGCACAATTCTGAGTGTCTCAGGGCTTTTTGATAAATCTGTACAAATAAGAAGAATCACTGATCTGAGTACTGACTCATATGTGACTACACATAATAGagttatattataaaataatatcattGTTGTTCTAATCTGACTGCTCCAGAGTCATGTAAAGAGTACAGTTACCcagtaaatgtaattatagCAGATATGCTAATGGTCAGATGGAACAAAATGCTGTTAAAGTGTAAACTTTTTAGTGATGATAAACTTGGGTttcaaataatgttttattattattattattattattattattattattattattattattattattattattattattatattaataataaatcagtaaacATGTTACCTTACCTTGTGTTGTAGGTCTGTTTCTCTTGAATTCAGTCACTTGTTCTTCCAGATTGTGAATTTGACGTTTGTATGTCAGCTGTGCTTCGACCTGGGCTTCAGCGTACATGGCCATCGTATACTGACGGTTGTTGTTCTTAGTAAGAAGGTCTTTAACATGTGGGAGCAgattttctgcatttatttccctgctgtataaaatatattgtgcTCCAAATGTCTTTATCAAAGCCTGAAGatctttatttatgtctttcttTTGTGACTGCTGGGTGATGATGAATATGGTGTGATCATTAACTCTGGAGCTGAAGATCCTCTGAAACATCTCTATTTCTGCTTTAAAATCATCAGTGAGAAGACCTTCAGGAACAATGATGAAGAAAGCATCAACTCCAGGATTACAGGCAGAGACACAGTGTAGAGTCTGacgcatcacttcctgttctgaGAGTGTAGTGTTGTAGAGAGCAGGCAGCTCCATCAGCGTGACCTGGTGTCCACAAATTTTTTCCTGCTTTACACACATCAAGCTGGATTCTGTCTGGTCTGGTGAAGTGTTTTTACCACTTAATTGTTTAGATATTGAGGCctttactttcttttctctACCAAGCAGCACAATTTTGAAATGTGTGGTGTCTACAGTcagacaaactaaaaaaaacaacaaaaatacaaataaaatatttaattctaataaatacaattaaaaaacattGGTATAAAATTTTAtgcttaaatgttaaatgttacaaGGCATGTTACATTACAAGGTATATTAAATGCTCCTTTacccccgaggcagttcgagtgcaggttcggagcctaatttagaaccagttctttctgtttcgaccgccaaagcaccagttctgaaccaggaaaagtggttcttaagtagcaccaaaacgtcgctagtctagacttaagaaccgcttggggcggggctgtgggcggggctactgttagcgcatttgataatgtaccttaagtatactaatgtttaatacacttttactttaccgcgataaaatacattatcagcacacatgatagtaggtagctacatgctaaggctaacttttttctgtgttaatgataaaataacgttatgtactttctcgatcacaacctccgtttatacagattacacagagccgcacgtacatgttttattcaccacgtttgggtgttaatgtaggttcacaaagtcatgagcattaacagtaaagcaacatccgctaattgttgttgttgtgtttgtgtttgtcgctgctgcgctaatgtcgctgggacacgtgacacgtatacagtgacatcacactcggcgctgtgatgctctctagccggtggaaaggcaaaccggttcttagaaggttctccactggaaccgactttgaaccagcaccagcactaactctgaaccagcacccggttctttccggtggaaaagagacATGTATATCTAAGTTGTAAGATTTGTAT
The Tachysurus fulvidraco isolate hzauxx_2018 chromosome 7, HZAU_PFXX_2.0, whole genome shotgun sequence DNA segment above includes these coding regions:
- the LOC113653753 gene encoding interferon-induced very large GTPase 1-like isoform X3 — translated: MASSKGLFPQRRRRQSLSPAIMSEVRIVLLGDNVPLTSRVGNIILGRSAFKTEVLQSERASGDVEGRLITIINTPHLYNPRLSQEEVIQRVKECFSLADPGPHVFLLVLQSELISHELHDRVRSVLETYSPKSSTRTVTLTIGKVHGFISECDVRHHRIESLSKFDQHKVVQLLGKIDAVVKETGGSDSICKMSELLKDHAQDKKRSGTPGRHQDHWTEITSETDRNLEESKGTKITRSVVDEQAPTSEEFRDKGAGTIDQSTFNPVYSPGLFPQRRRRQSLSPAIMSEVRIVLLGDNVPLTSRVGNIILGRSAFKTEVLQSERASGDVEGRFITIINTSHLYNPRLSQEEVIQRVKECFSLADPGPHVFLLVLQSELISHELHDRVRSVLETYSPKSSTRTVTLTIGKVHGFISECDVRHHRIESLSKFDQHKVVQLLGKIDAVVKETGGSDSICKMSELLKDHAQDKKRSGTPGRHQDHWTEITSETDRNLEGSKGTKITRSVVDEQAPTSEEFRDKGAGTIDQSTFNPVYSPVSELRFILLGKSVSDTSSVGNLLLGRSVFETEHPLHSVLQCERVREHVKGRYITIINAPHLFDQTFSYHQLTLCIKDCVSLSAPGPHVIMLIVQPESFSETDKIRADKILLSLSEEAHKYTMVLTTKNIEIGSSVDPVEENVIQKIIAECNYRHLNFIGCSQADLVEKLEEMVKENKGSLFCEIFEDAETAIGNKMYNVQPEMEETEKIEECALTEQEHKEPDEMEKYVQIDEEEHHSALTTKDPLHRNRRRSMTPPPLMNLNLVLCGTDAAQKVFISDLILGQRGQRVESSSVCEIKTGEVCGHLITLMELPALYNTTLSEQEVMRQTLHCVSACNPGVDAFFIIVPEGLLTDEVKAEIEMFQRIFSSRVNDHTIFIINTENEQDLDGVIKSLFKSYINIWGTTGSELVKAVEQNVTHIGGSCYTTAMYLEAQVETQLKYKAQIQELTQVIGQLKQETETRSQKTALDSEDLRIVLLGKTGVGKSASGNTILRKDVFKEDVSDESVTSVCQKETATVGGRQITVIDTPGLFDTNINNEEIRKEIVKCISMVSPGPHVFLLTLKIGQRFTPEERETVEIIEKTFGEKSRMYTIVLFTGGDLLKQKTIEHYVEKAGVNLRTLVSDCGNRYHAFNNNETNSNDQVLILLNKIDDMVAVNGGSYYTNEMFQQVEMQKQAELQGKILKEMEEQMKREREELEDKHKQETERLNCIIQAEKQHHQWILEMLKERESDLEDRNVELNKTKESLNQAKQRILNKEQNYKLSMELCKKKECDLEKILITKTEELQKLKETLGQERQKLKNIEHTYKMNMELCKKKETDLEDKLNTKTEELQKMKETLGQERQKTLTVSDQLHRHIEESKIKDQRDQMIKAEEEKQRRALEDKIKESVEINNQLNFKLHEEEKMRKKAQNLYYKIMEESAHLKWQKDQTGQERMDEIQEMKKCCSETVPKKEEEIKALMDRLNLMDWQQECLKSSNCLEITKSSLNYQNPEINVAQVFLKRLLTVNYNARYCIKKETKKLSGNTEKTEIELHPMDVQMAVFYSSDHFLKQLIVTKLAQCQYALPLLVPNLLTREIEFPLWTFRKVKKSWRTKTSTSEDKMIVETETPMVAFFRFGSVSSSKSQLINSLINEKHHTFFHRHCAGSRRNQLLMDGVVEIAWYCPSGKETDHFPDCVAFCNLHGEAGAHVTQHDILTTMSSLNVVFIPDFGQKNHYKGLVKRLFSSPKPLICVLTDDDSPVTELLKGKFSVGLKDRNRHDVCEELKGTIRDCLSEKSNSFKLEDLAKDTQVRVDEDNGFCKKGKEAAFKIMSLLKNNDQSLHKETSLPCQGQLWHDWCKRNKDLHRPHGHNIDKYTSEKNKEMDKIREQQQKHGLSKFMNCFIKGLNSEEADEKLYFLKWVEILLNNFTVKRLSTLHQEYDETWSKMSEVKKSHDIAGQLETRKKLEELSEQLKSASFGLEHILREMGQIYESNQSVKKTEMKQKANVPLFPALAAELILSGYPLELMDGDASHVPLIWVSAVLDELVKVLGDQRVFVLSVLGIQSSGKSTMLNAMFGLQFAVSAGRCTRGAFMQLVRVSEEMKEELKFDYILVVDTEGLRALELAGTSTQHHDNELATFVVGLGNLTLINIFGENPAEMQDILQIVVQAFLRMKKVRLNPSCVFVHQNVPDVTARQKNMEGQRKLQDNLNRMTKLAGEEESYEAEHFSDVIAFDIKNDVRYFAQLWEGSPPMAPQNPLYTEHVEELKKTILSKAKESPTVTLTQFKSRIKDLWQALLCENFVFSFRNTLEIAEYRKLEEKYGTWTWDLRKSILDIQDKLHTSINNKQQCTVERQEIIDKMRETFNNVTESVRCYFEENEYGRDIIQQWRGMFEQRLQNLHDELVTQTVRELREIIYQKQTCKNLEDQKSQYEAELFKKSKELALELKRGEKKLDEKQLKEHFDLLWKKWVSELTAKLTRTQVNIAEDITQILCEHYERKLLSERKPEKYENISVQGDYKKYITHGKKWKAVTDWFLHLPPESEDSIRQLILKVIEQTKDLIKSKPVAKTGYKPAYIQEIVVLVRKAVAEHQSPNYELNKKFSLDLSLNVCDIAKAEFEKQHKKFEESFDPLIYLEKMKPEYYSVFQKSCEGATSTAVFGGLICRQLGDSILQSVYNGAENYLAGEMKTNCPELNGNRTNLEKHILRSLAEEQNFEKFMSYILTPKEHFESFIKDVVKVFMTKENPRVLNHIKVILQHKQKCVITAAETATQEVIKIKGDANIWLEKFSSGLKVDVEYNTEHLRGSNCKDISDFQLLSDVVRKEISLITEELNRKLNSMSDLKMEKFRKSPDKILTEHLCRCCWVQCPFCKAICTNTIEGHDGDHSVPFHRVDGISGWYYRGTTNLATGFCTTNVQSNKGFYPSHNNEVCIPYKSYRDAGGVYKKWSITQDLSELPYWRWFVCTFQKDLENHYKKTFQGSGEIPEGWRTCTKEHALESLDKYK